CCATACGGATCGCGCCAATGGGTTGGTTCATGGCAAGCCGGTGGTGATGCCGGGGCATCACGGCTCGCATCTGGGGATCATCGACCTCGATCTGCGGCAAACCCCGGGTGGCCGCTGGCGCGTCGCGCGGGCCCAGGCCGTCTTGCGCCCTGCCGAAGGACCTGCGGATACCGCCCTTATGCAGCTGCTGGCCGCGGATCACGCCGCCACCTGCGCTGCCGCCAATCAACCCGCCGGACATGCCGACGACGCGATGCACAGCTATTTCACCTTTGTCGCTCCGGATCGCGGACTGGCCAAGGTTGCCGCCGCGCAAGCCGCCGCCTTGCGCCCGTTTCTTGCCGGTACGCCCTTGGCTGACCTGCCCCTGCTGTCATCGGTCTCCCCGCTCAAGGCTGGGGGGCGCGCGGGTCCAGACCACTATACCGACGTGCCCGCCGGGCCATTGTCGATGCGCCATGTGGCCGACCTGCACATGTTTCCCAACGAGTTGCGGGCGCTGGTCCTGACCGGCGCCGACCTGCGCGAATGGCTGGAAATGGCCGCCGGCGTATTTCTGTCACCGGCACCGGCCGGGGCCTGCGACATGTTGCTGGATACCTCTGTGCCCGGGCATAACTTCGACAGCCTTTACGGGCTGACCTATGAGATCGATCCGAGAGCGCCACCGCGATACGATATCGGCGGTCGCCTGATCGCGGACGAGAACCGACGGATCGGCTCCCTGTGCCACAACGGCACCCCGGTCGATGATCGGCAGAAATTCGTAGTTGCACTCAACAACTATCGCGCCAATGGCGGCGGCCATTTCCTGATGCTGGATCGGGGAGAACCCGTGCCACTGCCAAGCCTGCGGATACAGAGCGCCCTGCATGACTATCTCTCTGGCCGGCTGCCCGCCGACCCGCTGGAACAGGCGCCGCACCCCTGGCGACTGGCGCCACTGCCGGGGCAGAGCGCGATCCTGCGCACCGGACCACGGGCCCGCGATCATCTGGACGAGCTTGCCGGGCGCGACATCTCCGATCTGGGCCTTGATGCCGAGGGGTTTCTTCGCCTGCGCGTCGGGCTTTGAGA
The window above is part of the Ruegeria pomeroyi DSS-3 genome. Proteins encoded here:
- a CDS encoding bifunctional 2',3'-cyclic-nucleotide 2'-phosphodiesterase/3'-nucleotidase — protein: MQPSKQALSSAPHAQDAATLRVRLLATTDLHMQLTGYDYYSDRPEKTGGLARLAPLIAAARAETGVDLSLLFDNGDSIQGTQMGDIAARHPSAPHPLMRAFSYLGYDALGLGNHDFNFGLEVLDQVLEQAPCPVVCANAHRLDRATPWQQEVILEREVRTGADVTLLRIGVLATLPPQTVDWDAHLLSGRMRVDGIVEAARHAVTRLRAAGCDLIIALAHSGLAEADAAPDQENAVIPLAALDGIDAVIAGHTHLRLPSQDAAPLPHTDRANGLVHGKPVVMPGHHGSHLGIIDLDLRQTPGGRWRVARAQAVLRPAEGPADTALMQLLAADHAATCAAANQPAGHADDAMHSYFTFVAPDRGLAKVAAAQAAALRPFLAGTPLADLPLLSSVSPLKAGGRAGPDHYTDVPAGPLSMRHVADLHMFPNELRALVLTGADLREWLEMAAGVFLSPAPAGACDMLLDTSVPGHNFDSLYGLTYEIDPRAPPRYDIGGRLIADENRRIGSLCHNGTPVDDRQKFVVALNNYRANGGGHFLMLDRGEPVPLPSLRIQSALHDYLSGRLPADPLEQAPHPWRLAPLPGQSAILRTGPRARDHLDELAGRDISDLGLDAEGFLRLRVGL